CGACGATCCGGACGGAGAAATCAGGATTGTAGCTGTAGCAGGAATCGGTCGAGTTGTGATGtcatcgctctttccaacatggctgaacagagcgcaGAGTCGCACGAGAACGGAAGAAATTTCAGACAATAAAGCCGAAAAGAAACcacaaatacaaatgcaaaaGTCGTGGATATTCCTTTATAACTACAGTGCTGCGGCGTTCAGGttcctgtggtgtttacattcagAATCCACTGAAACAGTTGAAGATAGCTCGAACGTTAGCCCAGAAGGCTGCAGGGTGAGGAAACAGTTGAGGAAACTTTCTCCAATTTTCTGACCATAAAGCAGCTGAACGCAAACAACTGCGATGGCCGAGTCGTGACGTTTTCCAGACTCGGAGGAAAGTCCGACCCGACATCAGTTGAATGCTGGGTCTTAGTGCCCTGCAGTTCTGTGGTGATGTTTACACTGAGCTGTGTGTACGAtgttcagactgtgttcagCTAAATATAAATCTTAATTAGAAAATGTCAATCAAGATATTTCTAACACAACAGATGTTATTTTTTCCACCATGACCACATCGATCCAGTATTGATTACTGCtgctaatattattattatcgttataattattattaatagtaggAGTATTTTAAACTTTATATGTGGAAACATTCTCTAAAAGCAGAAATAAGGAAAGGTGATGATGTTCTAAAGAGTACAACAGCTGGTGACTTGTaaccatcagacagacagaggaggtcTGGTGTTTAGTGGCTGTTTAACTAAACTTGTATTAACTGAAGTCAGACTAACTGCAGCCTCTCCTGTCCAGAGcgctccggtccggtccggccCGCTCCGCTGCAGGTCTTCTGTCTGTGCATCCTGCTGAGCGTCCTGCTGGTGGCGCTGTTCCTGTCCTGCAGCAGGGGGAGGAGCTCTGTGAGGCTCCTCCCACTGACCCGCACACCTGGCTATAATGTTAGCACTGctgtcagagaaaaaaaatcctttaaagACTCATGTTGGAGACTTTAAATCCACTTTGTGCTGTCGGCAAATCACattaaaagtgcaataaattcaGTTAAAACATCTGTCTGTATTTTCACAAAAACTGCTGGTTTCATGTCCCACATTTTTACTAAATGTAGTGCCTGTCTTGATAACTGTGGGTGTGtcttctctgttttttgttgtgCATTCTTGTGGCCCGGCCACAAGCTCCAGGCAGAGGGacgcccagcagctctctgaactgtGTCACTATggaaaatgcagcagccaaaagctccattttattacagttattgaatGTTAGGAACGCTCAGatcttggtggatgatgaacaCAGAACTGATACTAAAGAAGAAACTTAACATTTTGAACTGGGTGGACCGTCCCTTTAACAACAGAGCTTTGATTGAGAGGTTGATGTAAAATACATCAAGAATTTCAGTCAAGGTTTTGGTCAAACGTTAATCAAAGTAACAAATTCATTCAGGCCCAAAAGCCTCAGAACCAGACAGAAAGCTGTAAAGTTTTTCAGTGGAATGGGCCTTTAATGCATGAAAATCTGGTCTTTAAATCGCTTTTACCGACTCATGAAGAACTGTACATTCGCTGTGCAAggcagtttttttcccccatgttttatgttttatgtttttgtgtctttcttgtACCTCGCTGCACAATTATTATCCACTGCTGGGAGAAATAAAGTTGAGTCtctttgaaaacacatttctacTAAAAAACACTGTTAATTTTCCCTTTCGTGCCCATGCAGTTTATTAATTCTTAAGTGGTGTTTTAGCAGCTCAGGGTGATAAACTCACTCAGCACATAAACACCCATGGaaacttcacattcacacaggaaaataaaacagatgTAACGGCAGTCAGCAGCCACAGAGGGGCAGCAGTGAGTTACATGACAAACTGGTTGGTCAGACTGTAATTCAAAGCCAGATTAGATTTTTGTCTggatttatttaaatgtatgaGGACTTGCTTGTTTTCATGTACAATTTAATGATTATATTCTTACACATTGTGCctttgagaaagagaaagcacaTAGATATGAATGATGGCTTTGTACCATTGTTATGCAAATTGTTTTGTACCGTGCAAATACAATGTAAAGGCTGTAAAGAATGTAGTGGCTTGGTGAAGAATGCATTATAAGATGTGCATGTagcttgtgtttgtttgaaaataaatgttgcATCAGTTACTTCATTTCTGTGTCATGCATATATagtttacaataaataaaagatgGTCTGCTGGATTGTGCTTGACCCAGGAATTGAAGTTTATTGCTGTTGAGCACAGTAGAGTCTGGATCAGTCACAGAAACCAATAAGATGTAAATGAGAGACGGACAGTAGAGAGACGAGAAGCCTCCTGCTGATGGTCCAGCTGGTGAAGAACAGGGGATTTCTCAGATTACCAGGCTGATTAGGAATAAGGAGATTAGAGCCGGAGGAGGCAGGTAGCAGCCACCGAAACTTCTCCTCGGATTCTGATTCTGCTTTATGGCTCCATGTTTGAGGCTAAACTCCTTTTCCTCTATGAAGAGGAAAGGATGACTGGAGGCCAgagggaagatggaggagcagcGAGTCGCGTGTTTAACAGCCATGTGAAGCCAGCAAGGTAAAActgtctgtcttgtcttcaGGTGAATCTGTGGTAGAGGATAGATCGGCTGGACGAGGCGGCCGTGACTGTCCGGTTTATCTCGTCTTTACTTTCATTTTGTTCCGGTGCGGAATAATGATTTACAAAGTGAGGCTTTCAGTCTGAGTCTGTCCTTTATTATACAGCAGATATTTGAAATGAGTTAAAACATAAGTTTGGACTTTAGATACCTATTCAGCCACAGCTTCCCACATTTAACAAATTCTCAAAATGTTACAGTGAACATTGAGCTGTGAAATCTAAATGTCATATAACAATGTTCCAGACGTTTGCTAAACATTTCAGTGTTTGTCTAGTCTCTGTTTCAGTGACAGTGTTCTCTGAACAGATCCAATATATCAATCCAGTTTGATTAAACTCtgaccttcctcctccttcctgcgGCTGCAGATCCTAGTTGTGTCTTCAGGTCTTCAGATGGCAGCCAAGAATATCTAAAATACCTCGCTAAGCTCCTTATGAAGCCTGAAGAGAGCAGCGACCGGCCTTCTGCTTCCCCCTTCCTCCAGTTCTGTCCTGGAGCATGGCCCatcttgacctctgacccctgaccctggACAGTCtgaccctgacccctgaccctggacagtctgacccctgacccctctCTGGGTTGCTGGACTGACTCCTATCGTACTCCTGGACTGGATGCGAAGGCTCCACCTGGtcacaacagacacacataagaACCAACATGGCAGTTGGCAAGGTGACGTTCACCAAGGCGGAGCGGGACAAGCTGGCCCAGGTTCTGTGGCTGCTCAACTGGATCTCCGTAGTGACGGGCGTCATCCTCTTCAGCCTGGGCATCTTCCTCAAGGTGGAGATCCAGAAGCGACGGGAAGTGATGTCAGACCAGGAGATCCTGTACGTGCCTCACATGCTGATCTCCACGGGCCTGGTGGCCTGCTGCATCAACTTCGTGGGCGGGAAGATCTGCTACGACTGCGCCGACAGCAGCAAGTTCCTGCGCTGGaagctgatgctgctgccctACATCGTCTGCACCTTCTTCTTCACCTGCTGCGTCCTGGTGGGGGCGCTCATGTGCTACAGCATCCGCAGCCAGCTGGAGGAGTCGCTGTTCCTCGGTCTGCGGAACGCCATGCGGTTCTACAAAGACACGGACACGCCGGGCCGCTGCTTCCTGAAGAGAACCCTGGACCAGCTGCAGATCCAGTTCCAGTGCTGCGGGAATGGTGGGTTCCGCGACTGGTTCCACATCCAGTGGATCAGCAACCGATACCTGGACATGACCAGCAGCCACGTGATGGAGTGAGTGGAGGGGATCTACTGGATCCTACTGAATCCTGCTGGATTCTATTGGATTCTAGAGGATCTCACTGGATTCTAGAGGATCCTACTGAATTCTACTGGATTCTAGAGGATCCCACTGGATTCTGGCAGATTCTAGAGCATCTTACTGAATCCTGCTGGATTCTAGAGGATCCCACTGGATTCTGGTGGATCCTCTTAGATTCTGGTGGATCCTCTTAGATTCTTGTGGATTCTAGTAGATTTTTCCTGGGTTCTAGTAGATCAGACTGGATTCTAGAGGATCTCACTGGAGTCTAGTAGGTCATACTGGATTCTGGTGGATCCAACTGGATTCTAATGGATCCTCTTAAATTCTAGTGGATTTGAGTGAATTTGGGTTCTACTGGACTCTAGTGGATCCTAGTGGATTCTAATGGATCCCACTGGATTCTGGTAGATTTACCTGGATTCTAGTGGATTCGAATAGATTATACTGGATTCTAGTGGATCCCATTGGATTCTAGTATATACTAGTGGATTCTAATAGATTATACTGGATTCTAGTGGGTCCAACTGGATTCTAGTATATACTAGTGTATTCTAGTGGATTCTTCTGGATTACTAGCTACATGGACATTTTGCTGACAGGACGGTTTCTCTTCCTtattagcagcagcattagtTTCAGACAAGCTGTGCTGCTAAAAGTGTCTGaaggcaaaaacaaactcaCTTTTACCTTCATGGTAcaacaaatgtaataaaaatatggcaattcaggaaaaaaacaaacttattCTTCTAGTCTTTGTATCCATGGCTGACTTTGATTTACTTTGATTTACTTTTCTACCAGTTACAGAGCAGATTGAAGGATGGACTTGATCTGGGCCACTAGTCCATCACAATAAGCTTGAAGCTAAGCAGAATAACTTGGTTATGAGATTAATTAGTCTTAATCAGAAGGGTTCCCAGGTTCAAGTTACTCAATATAACCTGTCTGACGGATTTACTGAGACTCAGTTAGTCAAGTATTTAGTTTTCATATTATTCGACATACACAGACTCTACATATCACTGTACAACACCGAGGCTTTATAAAAGTATTCAGCCCCCTTGACGATTTGTGCATTTTCTTGTGCTACATATTTACTTAAAGATACACATAAAGTACTCTGTCAATGTGGAGTGGAAACTGAAGAGATTTATGTGACAGTAGCTTATTTAAAATCTAGTTTGTGAAAGTATTCACCCACTTTATTCATGTGGGCTATACTGTCTCACTGACAAAGCATTTCACATTTACTTTTCAAAATTACTCTAATTGTATCTTCCTTGCTAGTAATTCTTATCCTAGTTTCTTATCCAAGTCTTATCCTGGCCAGAAAAACtgaggttctttggctccgcccactgaggtttaactgagtggctctgcctctgagaaatatttgtagagctaaaactacaatctgcattattattattattattatttgtagtagtactagctgtagtagtagtagtagctgaagaaatagtagtagtagcattagtagtagtagcagtagcattagcagtagtagcagtagcagcattAGTTTAGTACTAGCAgttatagtagcagtagcagtattagctgtagtactagcagtaatagtagcagtgtAGCTACTTGGCTAACACCCcgtgccccctcccctccctgtctgCAGCCGTCTGAGGAGTAACGTGGAGGGAAAGTACCTGATGGACGGCGTTCccttcagctgctgcagcaccttCTCCCCCCGGCCCTGCATCCAGCAGCACATCACCAACAACTCAGCGCACTACAGCTACGACCACCAGACCGAGCAGCTGAACCTGTGGAGGAGAGGCTGCCGGCAGGCGCTGCTGGACCACTACACCGGCATCCTGCAGTCCATCGGCCTCACAGTCCTGCTCATCTGGCTGTTcgaggtactgtagtactgtaatagtactgtagtagtactgtagtagtactacaCCGGCATCCTGCAGTCCATCGGCCTCACAGTCCCGCTCATCTGGCTGTTcgaggtactgtagtactgtagtagtactgtagtagtactactgcTTGTTCAGTGTGTGATATGCGTCTGCATTTCATATTTCAGACAAACGTCTCTGAATTTAAACATGGTAAAGACACAGTAAGACATTTGATGTCAGATTAAAGTTTTCCACCTGCCTCCCTGTCCCAGGAGGCTTTATTCCCTCCTGCTGACAGGATGACTTCCTTATCTGGCAGACATACTGATCTGAGAAAAGATCAAGTTAAAATAGATTCCCCTCAGTCAAAATGACCAATCACAATTCACCACATTGTGGTGGCTGACATCATGCTATAAAAACTACTGGTTAGTATCCAGAGAATAGAAACCCTGGCTTTGggttagaaaaacaaaaccttaACCAGGAGGTTTTGTATTCTCCGTCATCCTTCCTGCTGCTCTCTTAGTTAACAGACAGACTGCCACTCTGTGTTTTGTGGAAGTTTCTGTTGTAAGAAAGATAGAAATACAGCATCAAGAAGCAATGATCCGAGGCTagggttcaggttcaggttcggGTTCAGAAACCTGAGCTATAAACACAAAGAGGTATATGAAGAGATAGTGGACATTTGTTGACccaaagacagaaggaaagatcCAGGGTGATTTAGATgagaatagaatggaatggCAGTTTGGGGCAAATTGGTCAAGAAGTTAAATCTTAGAGAACTTATTTGTGTTTTAAGTGAGAAGGAGTGGCCGAGTCAGCACATTTACCTTTGGCTcccctttattagacagttgaCTTTATACTGCAAAGGAATTCCTTTCGTTTTGATTATGATGCCGCAGTTTTGTTGagattaataataaaaagataaTATTATGTAGAGAAACTACAGACTAAGCAGCCCATGCGACCTTAATGATAACCTGCGTTTCTCCCACCCAGCTGCTGGTTCTGACGGGCGTCCGCTACCTCCAGACGGCCATGGAGAACGTTCTCCGGCTAGGCGATCCGGACTCCGAGTCGGACGGTTGGATTCTGGAGAACAGCCTCGCGGAAACGGCCCGGTCCAACTTCAACATCATCAAGAACCTGGGGAAGTGTTACCAGGTGGACAATGACCCCAACATCAACGTCCCGACCGCCGCCGAGCAGGAAGTGCCTTCACGGCGGGTCCGGATCCCCGTGGACAGCTAGCATCCGGCCTGAGGCGGCGAGGACACAACGACCACCGAGACCCAAGGTGGACCAGGAGGACTTGGGTTTGATACCCCAAGGCCTCAGGTGACGTGTCCTGACCCAGGCACTGAACCCTACCGGCTCCAGGGGGCGTGGCtctgcagctgaccctgacctctgacctctgacctccttgtgAGAAAAGACACAATTTAATCTGAGGAGGAAGAAACTGGACACATAATCCCATCTGTGTCTTCAGAGCTGCAGGTCTGGAGAGCAGGACCTCAAACTGATATTTAGCGTTTGCTGATGCAGCCTGATGTCGTCACCTTGCTGGAAACATCGTCCTTGTGCCATAAAGAGAATAATAAGGAGGCAAACCGAGGCCTAGAGGGAACAAGATGACCTGGAACATCTCAGCATGACTAAAAGGACAATTAAGTTGAACTGACCCAGAAAACAGTGAATACGTTACTGCGGTGGTCATGCTGTTCAGGAACACTTCAATAAAGGACAGCAGCAATCTTCCATTAGGAATGAATGGGAGTAGTTGGAAAAACACTGGAAGTTTGTAAAAGCTACAGAATGATCTGTTATGACTGTTTCAGTCCCGGTCTGCTGTTACTATGGAGACGGAGCTGACTTTAGCATTTTACCATCATCAGTGTCTTCAtcagcaggcagtcaggcagtaaACAGGCTGCAGGTCGTCGTCTCTACTGTTTACCAACCTGCAGTCTGAACCGGCTGGGAAACCACCAGCCTTCAGGTTGGTCAGTCTCCAACCAGAGTCCATGAAGGtccaacagtctgcaggttttcattccaaccgaCCAGCAGCTCATCACACCGACCTGCTGCTCCTCTGGGTGAAGGATGTTACTCAGTGAACTGAGCTGCTGactggttggaatgaaaacctgcagactgctgGGAATTTATTTTACTGAATGACTAGAGCACAGTGCAAAACACAGTCAGAAGCGCACAGAGCCTGGCGactgatttttggtattttcgTGGCCAGAGAAGCGCGGCGAACCTGCAGCGcagttgaaaaataaaacaggattGGATCAGggggaatacattatcagtaggtgtggtgggcgtggcttcaatcatgaccaatcaaatcaactCTTGTAAAAGTTTACGTCTGGAATGATGACCTGACTGTATTTCCCAACTCGCTACTGACTGAGGAATGGTGACCAAGTCAGTGGGTTGTCTGTTGGGACAGATGATCCGCTCCACCATGTTATTACAGGTGGAGCATGTGCTTTAGCTTGGATTGGTCGGCTGGTAACAGAACAAAGGAGAACAAAAATCCATAGGCTGTTCACAATTTCAAAGTAtttcaacaaaaacattaaatattcCTTTTTTACAGTGGATCATTAATTCAGCAGGATCCATACAGGCCTGAATGGCATGATCAAACATTCTAATTAAACAATAACAATTATCAGAAATAAATGGGCGTTATAAACATCAAGAAACAAACCATACATTTACTAAACAGAAGTAATCATCCTTGaataaataaactgaacttACTGATCATTCACACAATCCAAACTAATGTCCACTCTGTGTCATGTTGAATACTGACAGGTCCATGTTGGATGACACCACATCACACCACTGGTCACCCTTGACCCCAAATCTGACCCCCTACCTctaggcattctgggaaacgtaggaaaccACAaacagcagtagaagcagacgaggcaggttcaGGGAAAGCGGGTTCACCAAAACCGTAAACGACAaaacttcatcactaaataattGCTGAACGATCTGAAGAGATCAGACTGAAGAGGTTTGAGTCCTTTAGGCTTTGAATTGGATCTGTGTGGAGTGTGTATTTTATTAAgttgtgtatctgtgtggaGTGTGTATTGTGTGAAGTTGTGTATCTATCTGTGTGGAGTGTGTATTGTATaaagtgtatctgtgtgcagtgtgtattGCGTGAAGTGTATCTATGTGCAGTGTGTATTGCGTGAAGTGTATCTATGTGCAGTGTGTATTGCGTGAAGTGTATCTATGTGCAGTGTGTATTGCGTGTCTGGTCCTGCACTGCGACCTGCAGCAGTCCGGTAGGATCCTCTGTCTTGTGCCTCGGCCCACAAGAACACATGAAGGGCTTCCTTAATAAAAACACACCGAGGTTTCTACTGTCTGCTTTAATGAGCTGAAACTCACTGAAAACATCAGTCAGAAACATGGAGGATTCTCCACACAGCAGAACTGTTCTGTGAGCGAAGGTCTTTCAAAGATAAGGCGGAACTTTGATATTAACCCACAATGCATCTGACTTTCTTATGAGTGATCATTTGATAAGAGAAAGTGTCAGTGTTTGTCAAACGGAGTCtctcattttggattgaaacacATTCCTGTGTCCTCAGGTTCCTCAGGTTCCTCGGGTTCCTCGGGTTCCTCGGGTTCCTCAGTGTCGGCTGTTGGTGGGTAGAGGTGTGAAACTCAGTATAAGTATCTGCTCAACAGTTTTGCCTCTAGTCCATAATGTCCCTCATTAATTTTTggctgccattttggatttttggaaAACTTTTAAAGTCAGAATGACAAAGAACCTCATTCTGCTGAATGAACCTGCAGTGTCGGCGCCACCATGTGGCCGTCTGCAGCATCAGACCAGCAGCTGTCAGGCTGCAGGGAGACCAGCTGactgctttttattttattactgtaAGAAGCTTTCAGGCAGAGAAGCAActgaaacacagcaggaggaaaagcaagaaaataaaaacagcagcatgtgacagacaaatgaaacagcagtgacatcattacttcataaaaacaataaaataaaaataaattattatttttattgagaatttccctgcagggaGCAACAGAGGACcatattaatttattattattattagtattattatcattattattaaatgaGCATCGTCCCTCTGCCCCCCCTGCTGGCTGTGTGCAGCAGCTGCTCCTCTGTTCTGCCCAGAGcctgttgtcatggtaaccaaCACGTGACTGACTGCCCCAGATTACTCTGCtaaccccccaacacacacacacacacacacacacacacacgcacacacacacacacacacacgcatacacacacacacacacgcatacacaccaaCCCCCTCTTCACTTCACCTCTCCAGTAGAGAGGCTGCTCCATCAGACCgatgcctcctctcctctcctctcctccttctctcttcctttgtttcctccctccttccctctctccttttctctttctctctacttctcatccacctccctccctccctccctctccttccttcccttctccacATTGCTTCcctcccatccttccctccttccatccctccttacCTTCATCTCCATTTATTaatctccccctccctcctttccttgttccctccctctcttgctttcatccacctccttctctccctctctcttttgtttccttttccctttctccctccttcttcctccctccttccctcccttccttcctctccttttctccctccttctcatccacattgcttcccttcttccttcccttcttccttccttccttccttccttccttccttccttcctgactCGTTATGTAACAGCCTCCGCCTCGTTAGAGAccggctcctcctcttcctcctcttcctcttcctctctgcctcgttctgatcagccaatcagagttcACCTCCACAGTCGACATCAGAGAAGCAGGAAGGGGTGATGAAGGAATTTCACACTGTGGatcaatgagctgtgtgtggtgtgtgtgtgtgtgtgtgtgtgtatggtgtgtgtgtgtgtgtgtgtgtgtgtgtgtgtgtgtgtgtgtgtgtatggtgtgtgtgtgtgtgtgtgtgtgttccattcTGTTTAAATGAAATGGTTTTTAAAGAGATAAACCCCAGAGccgttcttcttctctggttatTCTGGACCTCGGCAGCTAGAGGGAGCTCATTGGTTTCCGTGACAACAGGGATTAAACCTGCCCTGATTGGTTTGTTCCCCAAACGACCGCGTTGACCTCTGATTTCCCACAATCCACCTGGGTGGAGTCAGCAGAGTATCAGTTACATAACAGAGGCTGTTaacagctcagccaatcagagcctctgATCTCTGAATacaggaagaagaaggaagatACAGGAAACAGATTTCAATGGATAAACATCTGTGAGAATGAATTCAAGCAATAAAGTAAATCTGTGTTTAAATCTGTTTCTCTGCCACTAaatgacaagaagaagaagaaatactatttatactactaatactactaatgataatatacagaagaagtaaaaaaagtgcctcaaaaacacataaaacaagtCTTATTGAAACATTTAAGCACAGAAATTTGGAAACACATTCCACAGAAAAGTGTTCAATGGATGATAGATAGATCATTTTAGAGTCTAAATATAGCTTAATAATGTCAGCTACTTCTATCAACATTGGaacattaacattaatattGTCTGTTCCATCAGATTGAAAAGCTGTTTTACTCTACATTATGAAACACTATGCTATATTGAAATATGTGTGAGGATTTCAAGTGatgcggccatcttggaggtcctcagctctgaacagctgactgtgtttctgtcgtctcaacagaattgaacagacggttaatttctgtctgtttctgactgaactgatcatttcatcactgatccatctgattgatttagtgtttagataatgtcagcttgttagctagctaaccatagtatctggtcagctaacatcactgtcttgttgttaacacatctgattagcacactagctaacgtatctagcagcagctagcgttagcgtgttcacattaacatcagtgtgtttgctgctagttagctagctaacagtttgttcaggttaactgagctgactcttctcaagctacaactctacaacaacactattcacttttactgagaacgttactgaatggatctacagccacaccaca
This genomic stretch from Centroberyx gerrardi isolate f3 chromosome 18, fCenGer3.hap1.cur.20231027, whole genome shotgun sequence harbors:
- the LOC139930709 gene encoding photoreceptor outer segment membrane glycoprotein 2-like; the encoded protein is MAVGKVTFTKAERDKLAQVLWLLNWISVVTGVILFSLGIFLKVEIQKRREVMSDQEILYVPHMLISTGLVACCINFVGGKICYDCADSSKFLRWKLMLLPYIVCTFFFTCCVLVGALMCYSIRSQLEESLFLGLRNAMRFYKDTDTPGRCFLKRTLDQLQIQFQCCGNGGFRDWFHIQWISNRYLDMTSSHVMDRLRSNVEGKYLMDGVPFSCCSTFSPRPCIQQHITNNSAHYSYDHQTEQLNLWRRGCRQALLDHYTGILQSIGLTVLLIWLFELLVLTGVRYLQTAMENVLRLGDPDSESDGWILENSLAETARSNFNIIKNLGKCYQVDNDPNINVPTAAEQEVPSRRVRIPVDS